TTTGAAAAGCATTAACTACACTTTATATCTCAATCCCTACGATTCACATTTTTTGGACAAATATTGATTCTGACAACGTTTCATTGGAGAGGTCTTTATAGAGCACCTTCATAGGCAATGCAGGAGCTAATGCTATTGAACCAAACTTGCCTACAAAGTAGGGGAAAATACTCGTCTTGGCTAAGCTTGATGCCTCTGTTCTAATATTGTcttcaaggttcttgacttTTCTGGTCCCTATCATTGTCCAGCTGAGAGCTAAGGCTCGTTGTAGACATCGCAACATCAACAACTGCCTGATTTGACATACCTCTcctcattttgcaaaaattgatgaCTAGTGGCATGTTAACACTAAATCTACTATTATGTGACTCAGTGTTTGCCCGAAAGTGTTACCTGTTATTGGGATAGCGTGTGATGAAGAAGCCACGCTATGGCCAGTTGAGGAGCATTGCAACCATGCTTCGCAGTGAGGTcaacaaatttttaatatataactTTGTTCTTCTCTAAGTTCTCTCCAGTGAATCTTGGATGCATAGCCTATCACATAACAATAGAGAATTAACATAGAAAAATATCTGCTCCCGATAATATCACCACGAAATCcgaaaattttgtattttaggaaATTAACAGTCATCTGCGAAATCCCATTCTCCCTGTGTGCTCTGGTTCAATGCTCTCGCAAATTAAGAGGTTGGTTAGAGAAAGACTTAGTACTCGTTTGATTGTGAAGAGAAAAGTGTCCTAAGATAGGCATTAGATGTTGTGCTGTAATTGGGGACTTCTAGTTTGGGTCTCTTAGTTGCTGTTTGTTTGAGGTAGGAGGATAGCTCACCCTGCTTTCTCTTGTCGATGCTAATAAATTCTGAGATTTGCCAAGTTTGGATGGTCCCATAATCTGGATTCTCCTGCCAATGGACTAATGATGGATATTGCCAAAATAAATTGCAGAGACATACCAAATGTCTCTCCAGGGGCAAGCTCTCGATGACTGCCTTCCCACCAAAGAATCCACGGCCTATCCGAATGCCAAGTTCTCTGAAAGACACCTATCTTACCTCTTGCAACTGATTTAGTCAAGCCACTTTTTCGCATTTCGTGTGTTCATTCTAGTTTTCATTCATCGCTGTCTGGGGTTTGTCATAGAAAAAGCTAATTCCGATTTTCTCCCCTTCCAGTGTCACTGAGAAAGGGAGAAGCATGAATACCTTCAAAGCTTGCAAGGCTTGCTTGCTGATCGCATGGAGCCCCAGCCTGTACATAACACTGGTTAGGGGCATTCCTGGAATCAGAAGACTCCACTGGTGTACATTGGAGGCGTTGCGGCTTTGCAAGTGTAACTGAACTGTTATGAGATGGTACACCACTCAGTTACtgcattttggttttgtttatgAACGTCTTTGCTTACTCGAAGaatgtattacatgattaggtAAAGGGGCTAGTCCTGATAGAAATAGAAGAGATGTTCAATGCCCGTAAGAGGAGGCAAACCACCGAACTTTACGTCCGCCATTAGGTCATGAGCCATCTGCCTCCCCCAGACTGCAGTCCTTAAAAGCAAACACTGTAATCTTAGGTCAGATCCTTCTCCAATGTTCTTTGGTCAGACAATACAGTTTCTAGATGTGTTATCGCATACTAATCCATTGGTTGTAATAGTTCCATCATGATTGAGCGACTATTTTGAAGATACATTTTGCTGTGagttatttatcaattttttctaCATATCCGATGGAAGATATTTCAATGGTTGATAGCAACATTCTCCAGAAACGTTGTTGACGAGTTGGTgaatttcccccatttttggAAGAGGTAAATTTGAAGTTTGATCTAGTTTTAGTTGCAAAATCGCTTGCTCTTAGAGATTTTCTGATATTCCGCTCATCCAATGAATGATTCGAACTCGCTCCATTCATCCTCGTTATTGTTGCGTTAGTTGATTTACTTACGAAAAGTTTGACATCCTTCTGATTCAAGTGTGTTCTTCATTCACCTTTTAGTCATCTAGGTGAAATCATTGGCAGAGGTGCTTGGGGCTTATTAGTTTGCAAGTACCATCTCAGATACTAATCGAGGTATGTCCTTTAGACGTTTCCTTTACggaagaaatttatttcaaagtaTACTCCATGTTGATTAATACCTTGACATATTCTTTGATAGAACGAACTACAATATGAATACCTTAAATTGAAATCTAATCAATAAGGCATTATGCACAACATTTGCGCTCAAGTAATAGTTCACTCTATTTGCTTTGGAGGATTACATTCTGAATTACTCTTTTCCAATTATGCAACTTCAATTCCAAACCCTACACAAGTGTCCCTCCCTTGACATATTCGGTGAAGGCCAACGCGACCAGTCCCAACATCGCCAACCTTCCATTCCACAACTCAGCATCGGAAGTCATCAACCCGCCTGACTTCGACTCAACTGTGACTCCTTGAAATAGTGGAACCAGAGATGCAACCGACAGCAGAACACTCGTTCCCAAGAACCACGGGATGCCACCATCGCTGATCTGAGCAAACAAGTCCTGACCTTTGGACAGTTCGACCGCAATAGCCGCCACAAAGCCAATCATCGCCAGTCTGCCATTGATCCTCTCCGGTGCCGGGCCGCTGAATGCAAACACATCTGTGAAGCTGGTGCTCACCTGTCAATATAATTAGCTACATTAGCACTAGATGCATTTTCTATCGCACAGTTATGATCCAACTAACTTGTCGGCATAGTATCACCAGTTCGATTTTTATAACCACAATTAACATTAGGAAACTTCAACCCAACAGTAAACTTTTCGAGTAGATAACGCAATAAAGAATGCCTCCTTAAAGCTCGGTTTCATGTGCTAGGGGACTTTTAAGCATAAAAATACCTTCCGTTTTGGCTTCGGGGATGGGGATGGGGTTGGTGTAGGCGATGAAGAGGGAACGTCAGAAGCTGGTGTCTCCGTGCTACCTTCCGGCTTGATCTCCTGCAATATTCACAACGCACCAATGCCTATTCAATCGACATCCCACTATCATACTACAGACGCATTAATCGAAGAGCAATGTCGTGCTACTTTACCTCAGTCATACACCTCACGCGCAAGCCACCTCGGGCAGCCGTCCTAGGAACATAGTAGGCGGGGAAATGCCCTCTCACGACAGATCTCCTGTAATTAATCTCGATCGCGGCACTAGGACTTGCAGGAATCGAGCGCAGCAGGATTGCTGAGGCCATGATCTTCGAATAATGACCAAAAGGTTATAACTCAA
The nucleotide sequence above comes from Eucalyptus grandis isolate ANBG69807.140 chromosome 2, ASM1654582v1, whole genome shotgun sequence. Encoded proteins:
- the LOC104423671 gene encoding early light-induced protein 1, chloroplastic, translating into MASAILLRSIPASPSAAIEINYRRSVVRGHFPAYYVPRTAARGGLRVRCMTEEIKPEGSTETPASDVPSSSPTPTPSPSPKPKRKVSTSFTDVFAFSGPAPERINGRLAMIGFVAAIAVELSKGQDLFAQISDGGIPWFLGTSVLLSVASLVPLFQGVTVESKSGGLMTSDAELWNGRLAMLGLVALAFTEYVKGGTLV